One Cytobacillus luteolus genomic window carries:
- a CDS encoding NADH-quinone oxidoreductase subunit A has translation MDLLNQYLNNYLIVIVFLCLGILLPVVALTAGRFLRPHAPSEAKYTTYESGIEPFHDSRVQFNVRYYIFALMFVIFDVETVFLYPWAVAYEKLGIVALIEMLIFVLMLLLGLVYAWKKKVLKWI, from the coding sequence ATGGATTTACTTAATCAGTATTTGAACAATTACTTGATTGTAATTGTCTTTTTGTGCTTAGGTATCCTTTTACCGGTTGTTGCATTGACTGCAGGTCGTTTTTTGAGGCCACATGCTCCGAGTGAGGCGAAGTATACGACCTATGAGAGTGGGATTGAGCCATTCCATGATTCGCGAGTTCAGTTTAATGTACGTTATTATATTTTTGCACTTATGTTTGTTATTTTTGATGTAGAGACAGTCTTTTTGTATCCATGGGCTGTTGCTTATGAAAAGTTGGGTATTGTAGCTTTAATTGAGATGTTGATTTTCGTATTAATGTTACTACTTGGGCTAGTCTACGCATGGAAGAAGAAGGTGTTAAAATGGATTTAA
- a CDS encoding NuoB/complex I 20 kDa subunit family protein, producing MDLKDLKLENITPEEMEELQRSVFLTTLEQVKGWARSNSIWPLTFGLACCAIEMMGVGSSHYDLERFGSFFRTSPRQSDCMIVSGTVTKKMAPVLKRLYDQMPEPKWVIAMGSCATAGGPYVKSYAVVKGVDQIVPVDVYIPGCPPNPAALIYGINKLKEKIRYEAKTGKKVI from the coding sequence ATGGATTTAAAGGATTTGAAGTTAGAGAATATCACTCCAGAGGAAATGGAAGAGTTGCAGCGTAGTGTGTTTTTGACAACGCTTGAGCAGGTGAAGGGTTGGGCACGAAGTAATTCGATTTGGCCATTGACGTTTGGTCTTGCTTGCTGTGCGATTGAGATGATGGGTGTAGGTTCTTCACATTACGATTTAGAGCGTTTTGGATCTTTTTTCCGTACATCTCCTCGTCAGTCTGACTGTATGATTGTTTCTGGAACAGTTACGAAGAAGATGGCTCCTGTTTTGAAGCGTCTTTATGATCAAATGCCTGAGCCGAAGTGGGTTATTGCTATGGGATCTTGTGCGACTGCAGGTGGACCATATGTTAAGTCATATGCAGTTGTTAAAGGTGTAGATCAGATCGTACCAGTTGATGTCTACATTCCAGGATGTCCTCCAAATCCAGCTGCTCTTATCTATGGGATAAATAAATTAAAAGAGAAGATTCGCTACGAAGCTAAGACTGGGAAGAAGGTGATTTAG
- a CDS encoding NADH-quinone oxidoreductase subunit C has protein sequence MSDNLEQQKKEAAELAKQKAAAAAKAKAAALAKQKAAESEAESKQEEVQAKADTSDDAKELAKKKAAAAAKAKAAALAKQKAAESVGEAEEAGDDDVATAKAKAAAAAKAKAAAAAKAKAAALAKQQEAETSGEAEVGGDDDVATAKAKAAAAAKAKAAAAAKAKAAALAKQQGSESGEGSADDEKAKAIAAAKAKAAAAAKAKAAAAAKAGGGDDSADDLAKEKAKAIAAAKAKAAAAAKAKAAGAGSDASEQAEEQKPSPNQPYLDKYVKVITEHIGSDVLEDSYINSLSKDVPTLVAKADTYFKVAQFLKFNEQLSFDYVSELHGSDFETHMEIYVHLFSYKNRQSVALKVKIDRDQPVIDSLQPLWEGANWPEREAFDLLGITFKNHPNLTRIMLPEDWVGYPLRKDYEPYDVEV, from the coding sequence GTGAGCGATAACTTAGAACAACAAAAGAAAGAGGCTGCCGAGCTTGCAAAGCAAAAAGCAGCAGCAGCTGCGAAGGCAAAAGCAGCGGCATTAGCTAAGCAAAAAGCGGCTGAATCTGAGGCAGAATCAAAGCAAGAGGAAGTACAAGCTAAGGCTGACACTTCTGATGATGCTAAAGAATTAGCGAAAAAGAAAGCAGCGGCGGCAGCAAAGGCAAAGGCTGCAGCACTTGCAAAGCAAAAGGCAGCAGAAAGCGTTGGTGAGGCTGAAGAAGCTGGAGACGATGATGTTGCTACAGCCAAAGCTAAGGCAGCGGCAGCGGCAAAAGCTAAAGCGGCAGCAGCTGCAAAGGCAAAAGCAGCAGCTTTAGCAAAACAACAAGAAGCAGAGACTTCTGGTGAAGCTGAAGTAGGCGGAGACGATGATGTTGCTACAGCCAAAGCAAAAGCGGCGGCAGCGGCAAAAGCAAAAGCAGCAGCGGCAGCAAAAGCCAAGGCAGCTGCGCTAGCTAAGCAACAAGGTAGTGAGTCAGGAGAAGGCTCAGCTGATGATGAGAAAGCGAAGGCAATTGCAGCAGCGAAGGCGAAAGCAGCAGCAGCGGCAAAAGCTAAGGCAGCCGCCGCAGCTAAAGCAGGTGGCGGAGACGACTCGGCAGATGATTTAGCGAAAGAAAAGGCAAAAGCAATTGCAGCAGCAAAGGCAAAAGCAGCAGCGGCAGCAAAAGCCAAAGCAGCAGGTGCTGGATCAGATGCTTCTGAGCAAGCTGAAGAGCAAAAGCCATCTCCTAATCAGCCATACCTCGATAAATATGTAAAAGTCATTACAGAACACATTGGGTCAGATGTTTTAGAAGATTCATATATTAATTCGTTATCAAAGGACGTGCCAACACTTGTAGCAAAGGCTGATACATACTTTAAGGTTGCTCAATTCTTAAAGTTTAATGAGCAATTAAGCTTTGATTATGTGTCAGAACTACATGGTTCAGATTTTGAGACTCATATGGAAATCTATGTTCATCTTTTCTCATATAAAAATAGACAATCCGTTGCGTTAAAGGTGAAAATTGATCGTGATCAACCAGTGATTGATTCATTGCAACCGCTATGGGAAGGTGCAAACTGGCCTGAGCGTGAAGCATTTGACTTACTAGGAATTACGTTTAAAAATCACCCGAACCTAACTCGAATCATGTTACCGGAAGATTGGGTGGGATACCCACTTAGAAAAGACTATGAACCTTACGATGTGGAGGTGTAG
- a CDS encoding NADH-quinone oxidoreductase subunit D, translating to MIRTEEMLLNVGPQHPSTHGVFRLVVKIDGETITEATPVIGYLHRGTEKLAENLQYTQIIPYTDRLDYLSAMTNNYVLCHAVETMMDIEIPERAEYLRVLAMELGRVASHLVWWGTYLLDIGAVSPFLYAFREREMIINLLNELSGARLTFNYMRVGGVKWDAPEGWIEKVRDFVPYMRKELEGYHNLVTGNEIFLNRVKGVGKYSKEDAIAYSLSGANLRCTGVKWDLRKDEPYSIYDRFDFDVPVREGGDAWARYEIRMAEIEESLKIIEQAVEQFPAEGEIMAKVPKIIKAPKGEAFVRIESPRGEIGCYIASDGKKEPYRLKFRRPSFYNLQILPKLLEGENMANLITILGAIDIVLGEVDG from the coding sequence ATGATTCGTACAGAAGAAATGCTCCTAAACGTCGGACCGCAACATCCTAGTACACATGGAGTGTTCCGATTAGTCGTCAAAATTGATGGCGAAACAATTACAGAAGCTACACCAGTGATCGGGTATCTTCACCGCGGAACTGAGAAACTAGCAGAAAATCTTCAATACACGCAAATCATTCCATACACTGACCGTTTGGATTATTTATCTGCGATGACAAATAACTATGTTCTTTGCCATGCTGTTGAAACAATGATGGATATTGAAATTCCTGAGCGTGCAGAGTATTTACGTGTTCTTGCAATGGAACTTGGAAGAGTTGCTAGTCACTTAGTTTGGTGGGGGACATACTTACTTGATATTGGGGCAGTAAGCCCGTTCCTTTATGCGTTTAGGGAACGTGAGATGATTATTAACCTATTAAATGAACTTTCAGGAGCACGTTTAACATTTAACTACATGCGTGTTGGTGGAGTAAAATGGGACGCTCCAGAAGGTTGGATTGAAAAGGTTCGTGACTTCGTACCGTATATGCGTAAAGAGCTAGAAGGCTACCATAACCTTGTAACAGGAAATGAGATTTTCCTTAACCGTGTTAAAGGTGTCGGTAAATATTCAAAAGAGGATGCAATTGCTTACTCATTAAGTGGTGCAAATCTTCGTTGTACAGGTGTGAAATGGGATCTTCGTAAAGATGAGCCATATTCAATCTATGATCGTTTTGATTTTGATGTTCCTGTACGTGAAGGTGGAGATGCTTGGGCACGCTATGAAATTCGTATGGCTGAGATTGAAGAGTCATTGAAAATTATCGAGCAAGCTGTCGAGCAATTTCCAGCAGAAGGCGAGATTATGGCTAAGGTTCCAAAAATCATCAAAGCACCTAAAGGTGAAGCGTTTGTTCGAATCGAATCACCACGTGGTGAAATCGGTTGCTACATTGCGAGTGATGGTAAAAAAGAACCGTATCGCTTAAAATTCCGTCGTCCATCTTTTTATAATCTACAAATTCTCCCTAAGCTTCTTGAGGGTGAAAATATGGCAAACTTAATTACTATCTTAGGTGCAATTGATATTGTACTTGGGGAGGTTGATGGATAA
- the nuoH gene encoding NADH-quinone oxidoreductase subunit NuoH has protein sequence MIENLLNSPPSWLNFGIFFGLATALLMVVLGFVTYGILAERKVMGFMQGRIGPNQTGGSWGLLQTIADVLKLLLKEDTIPKLADRPLFILAPIIAFAPAFMVLATIPFTDKLQFANIGVGLLYYIAVSGITTVGIVTGGWASNNKYALMGGMRAAAQMISYEIPLVMSVIGVILFTGSLNLVDIVEAQENVWYIFLQPVGFLVFFIASIAELNRTPFDLPEAESELVAGFHVEYSGFRWAFFMLAEYVYLFAMAALTTVLFLGGWHPVMFLDFIPGAVWFALKFSFVVFILMWIRYTFPRMRADQLMEFGWKVLLPVALANIFISALIKELFF, from the coding sequence ATGATCGAGAATCTACTAAATTCACCTCCGAGTTGGCTCAATTTTGGAATTTTCTTTGGGCTGGCAACAGCACTACTAATGGTTGTTCTTGGTTTCGTTACGTATGGTATCCTTGCTGAACGTAAAGTCATGGGTTTTATGCAGGGGCGTATTGGTCCGAACCAAACAGGTGGTAGTTGGGGACTCTTACAAACAATTGCTGACGTTTTGAAGCTTCTTTTAAAAGAAGATACAATTCCTAAGCTTGCGGATCGTCCATTGTTTATTCTTGCTCCAATTATTGCATTTGCACCAGCATTCATGGTTTTAGCAACGATTCCTTTTACGGATAAGTTACAATTTGCAAATATTGGGGTAGGTCTCCTTTATTATATTGCTGTATCAGGTATTACAACAGTTGGTATCGTAACCGGTGGTTGGGCATCAAATAACAAGTATGCACTAATGGGTGGTATGCGTGCAGCTGCCCAAATGATTTCCTATGAAATCCCATTAGTTATGTCAGTTATTGGTGTTATTTTATTCACTGGAAGCTTGAACTTAGTTGATATCGTCGAAGCACAGGAGAATGTATGGTACATTTTCTTACAGCCAGTTGGATTCTTAGTATTCTTTATCGCATCTATTGCTGAATTAAATCGTACGCCATTTGACTTACCAGAAGCAGAATCAGAGCTAGTAGCTGGTTTCCATGTTGAATACTCTGGTTTCCGTTGGGCATTTTTCATGCTAGCAGAATATGTTTATCTGTTTGCAATGGCTGCATTAACAACAGTACTATTCCTAGGTGGATGGCATCCTGTTATGTTCCTAGATTTCATTCCAGGAGCAGTGTGGTTTGCATTGAAATTTAGTTTTGTTGTGTTTATTTTAATGTGGATTCGTTATACATTCCCACGTATGCGTGCAGACCAACTGATGGAGTTCGGTTGGAAAGTATTATTACCGGTGGCATTAGCGAACATCTTTATTTCAGCATTAATAAAAGAATTGTTCTTCTAA
- the nuoI gene encoding NADH-quinone oxidoreductase subunit NuoI, whose product MLGLLKGLKYTLNGLTMKRVTYGYPHEPLPLPDRFRGIQKFYPEKCIVCNQCANICPTDCIQLTGKKHPDPTKKGKIIDTYDINFEICILCDLCTEVCPTEAIIMTNNFELAEYSRDELFKNLEWLDENDTNVRKENKA is encoded by the coding sequence ATGCTTGGTTTACTCAAAGGTTTAAAATATACCCTTAACGGATTAACGATGAAGAGAGTAACGTATGGTTATCCACATGAGCCGTTACCTCTACCGGATCGATTTAGAGGGATTCAAAAGTTTTATCCGGAAAAATGTATCGTTTGTAATCAGTGTGCCAATATTTGCCCGACAGACTGTATTCAGTTAACGGGTAAAAAGCATCCTGATCCAACGAAAAAAGGAAAAATCATCGATACGTATGATATCAACTTTGAAATCTGTATCCTTTGTGACCTTTGTACAGAGGTTTGTCCAACTGAAGCAATTATTATGACAAATAATTTTGAGCTTGCTGAATACAGCCGAGATGAGTTGTTTAAAAACCTTGAGTGGTTGGATGAAAATGATACAAACGTCCGAAAGGAGAATAAAGCGTGA
- a CDS encoding NADH-quinone oxidoreductase subunit J has translation MSLTGEFLIFILLAVVAMGGGILMLNLSKVVHMVVALVFTFISIAGIYVMLSAEFIAVVQILIYSGAITIIMLFGIMLTRHNDVSEPKTSWPRKIIVFLGVIGFGVAVYFGIYDLDLGTYETTLHENNTEQIGVTLYTKFIIPFELMSVVLLVALIGAIVLAKKDEEEEAKEE, from the coding sequence GTGAGTTTGACAGGAGAATTTCTCATTTTTATACTTCTTGCAGTCGTAGCCATGGGCGGTGGAATCTTGATGCTCAACTTGTCAAAGGTTGTGCACATGGTCGTTGCATTAGTATTTACATTTATCAGTATTGCTGGTATTTACGTAATGCTTTCTGCTGAGTTTATCGCAGTTGTTCAAATCCTAATATACTCTGGAGCAATTACAATTATTATGTTATTTGGAATCATGCTTACACGCCATAACGATGTAAGTGAACCAAAAACTAGTTGGCCAAGAAAAATAATTGTTTTCCTTGGAGTTATTGGGTTTGGGGTTGCCGTTTATTTTGGAATTTATGATTTAGACCTTGGAACTTATGAGACAACGCTACACGAAAATAATACTGAGCAAATCGGTGTTACCTTGTATACAAAGTTCATTATCCCGTTTGAATTAATGTCTGTTGTATTATTAGTTGCTCTAATTGGTGCCATTGTACTTGCGAAAAAAGATGAAGAAGAGGAGGCGAAAGAGGAATGA
- the nuoK gene encoding NADH-quinone oxidoreductase subunit NuoK, whose protein sequence is MSSVPLSAYLILALILFCIGLYGALTKRNTVIVLISIELMLNAVNINLVAFSKFGLMPNITGQIFALFAITVAAAEAAVGLAILIALYRNRKTVNVDEMNSMKN, encoded by the coding sequence ATGAGTTCAGTTCCATTATCAGCCTACCTTATCTTAGCACTTATTTTATTTTGCATCGGTTTATATGGTGCACTAACAAAGCGTAATACGGTTATCGTATTAATATCGATTGAATTGATGCTGAATGCAGTTAACATTAACCTTGTTGCATTCAGTAAATTTGGATTAATGCCTAATATTACTGGGCAAATCTTCGCACTATTTGCAATTACTGTTGCAGCAGCAGAAGCAGCTGTCGGATTGGCCATTCTAATTGCGTTATATCGCAACCGTAAAACAGTAAATGTTGACGAAATGAACTCAATGAAAAATTAA